In Populus alba chromosome 1, ASM523922v2, whole genome shotgun sequence, a single window of DNA contains:
- the LOC118047053 gene encoding ADP,ATP carrier protein 1, mitochondrial: MADQIQHPSVMKKVAGQFLLSSVSQDFGCDGAFQRPALYQRRAYGNYSNPAFQYPMGRTCAVATDLSIVPSTASSVLVQAPAEKGLASFAIDFLMGGVSAAVSKTAAAPIERVKLLIQNQDEMIKSGRLSEPYKGIGDCFKRTIKDEGFGSLWRGNTANVIRYFPTQALNFAFKDYFKRLFNFKKDKDGYWKWFAGNLASGGAAGASSLLFVYSLDYARTRLANDAKAAKKGGGRQFNGLIDVYRKTMASDGLAGLYRGFNISCVGIIVYRGLYFGMYDSLKPVLLTGSMQDSFFASFALGWLITNGAGLASYPIDTVRRRMMMTSGEAVKYKSSLDAFSQILKNEGAKSLFKGAGANILRAVAGAGVLAGYDKLQLIVFGKKYGSGGA; encoded by the exons ATGGCCGATCAGATTCAACACCCTTCTGTTATGAAGAAAGTAGCTGGCCAGTTCCTTCTTTCCAGCGTTTCCCAAGATTTTGGTTGTGATGGGGCTTTCCAGAGGCCGGCTCTATACCAAAGGCGTGCTTATGGAAACTACTCAAACCCTGCTTTCCAGTACCCCATGGGACGGACATGCGCAGTTGCCACCGATTTATCTATTGTTCCTTCAACTGCTTCTTCTGTTCTTGTTCAAGCCCCCGCAGAAAAAGGTTTGGCCAGCTTTGCTATTGATTTCCTTATGGGGGGAGTATCTGCTGCTGTATCCAAAACTGCTGCTGCTCCTATCGAGCGTGTTAAGCTTTTGATTCAAAACCAGGATGAGATGATTAAATCTGGCAGGCTCTCTGAACCCTACAAGGGCATTGGTGATTGTTTTAAGCGAACAATTAAGGATGAAGGGTTTGGGTCCTTGTGGAGAGGAAACACTGCCAATGTCATCCGTTATTTCCCCACTCAG GCCTTGAACTTTGCATTCAAGGATTACTTCAAGAGGCTCTTCAACTTTAAGAAAGATAAAGATGGCTACTGGAAGTGGTTTGCTGGAAACTTGGCCTCAGGAGGTGCAGCTGGTGCTTCTTCCCTTCTCTTTGTCTATTCATTGGATTATGCGCGAACCCGTTTGGCCAATGATGCCAAGGCTGCAAAGAAGGGAGGAGGGAGGCAATTCAATGGGCTCATTGATGTCTATAGGAAAACAATGGCTTCTGATGGTCTTGCCGGGCTTTACCGTGGATTTAACATTTCCTGTGTTGGAATCATTGTCTATCGTGGTCTCTACTTTGGAATGTACGACTCCTTGAAGCCAGTGCTTCTTACTGGTAGCATGCAG GATAGTTTCTTTGCTAGCTTTGCCCTTGGTTGGCTCATCACCAATGGTGCTGGCCTTGCTTCCTACCCCATTGACACTGTTCGTAGAAGAATGATGATGACATCTGGTGAAGCTGTCAAGTACAAGAGCTCACTTGATGCCTTCTCTCAGATTTTGAAGAATGAAGGTGCCAAGTCTCTCTTCAAGGGTGCTGGAGCAAACATCCTCCGTGCTGTCGCTGGTGCTGGTGTCCTTGCTGGTTACGACAAGTTGCAGCTGATTGTATTTGGCAAGAAGTATGGATCTGGTGGTGCTTAA